In Stomoxys calcitrans chromosome 2, idStoCalc2.1, whole genome shotgun sequence, the following proteins share a genomic window:
- the LOC106087789 gene encoding pickpocket protein 28-like isoform X2 gives MARVRWRNASFIKQYCANCTMAGFRHIANSNLTPNGSAYSTKLEKFIQYILFPSVYMNDIFKNLCPEDCEESAECPKCPQTGMRIMHNQIMTKCNEFFEACEFAHKRFDCCKYFLPLTTPSGNCFMLNSLLNNGRGSPTWFNNELDPLTDIAEMKIVTKRPVEMSILNEEDIPYGTPTKYKMLASKQGEVQISQIFMQTTSNDPDVREIPPEYRECRFPDELLDNTAYKAYSFSTCFTDCYRMYQQMECNCSVFTFMPEAMMNNPDCDLDGLRCLDELNLVTPNEVDLLPWTNGSYPCQCLPSCNEIDFKVVFDVNLPLNHSHPYYVLHVTMPEFATERYRRQSLRTRLDNVVSIGGILGLFLGASILSGIEFVYYFTFRLWNNIRMSPHV, from the exons TAGCCAACAGCAA CTTAACTCCCAATGGATCCGCGTATAGCACCAAACTTGAGAAATTCATACAATATATTTTGTTCCCGTCCGTATATatgaatgacattttcaaaaatttatgtcCAGAAGATTGTGAGGAGAGTGCCGAATGTCCAAAATGTCCTCAGACTGGCATGCGCATAATGCACAATCAG ATAATGACCAAGTGCAACGAGTTCTTCGAAGCGTGCGAATTCGCTCACAAACGATTCGACTGCTGCAAGTATTTCCTGCCGCTGACCACACCATCTGGCAACTGCTTTATGTTAAATTCTCTCCTCAACAACGGAAG GGGAAGTCCTACATGGTTCAATAATGAGTTGGATCCGCTCACGGACATTGCCGAAATGAAAATTGTAACCAAGCGGCCTGTGGAG ATGTCTATCCTGAACGAAGAGGACATCCCTTATGGCACACCAACTAAATATAAGATGCTCGCCTCTAAGCAAGGCGAAGTACAAATCTCTCAGATATTCATGCAAACGACGAGTAACGATCCGGACGTTAGAGAAATTCCCCCCGAGTACAGGGAATGTCGGTTTCCTGACGAGCTGCTGGACAACACGGCATATAAAGCATACAGCTTTAGCACTTGCTTCACTGATTGCTATAGAATGTACCAACAAATGGAGTGCAACTGCTCCGTTTTCACTTTTATGCCTGAGGCCATGATGAACAATCCTGATTGTGACTTGGATGGACTTCGATGTCTTGATGAGCTGAACTTGGTCACTCCTAATGAAGTAGACTTGCTTCCCTGGACTAATGGCAGCTATCCATGCCAATGCTTACCTTCATGCAATGAAATCGACTTCAAAGTGGTTTTCGACGTCAACCTACC GTTGAATCATTCGCATCCGTATTACGTATTGCATGTAACTATGCCCGAGTTCGCTACGGAACGCTACCGACGTCAGTCTTTGCGAACACGACTAGACAATGTGGTTTCAATTGGTGGCATTTTGGGTTTATTTTTAGGGGCCAGCATTCTCAGCGGCATCGAATTCGTCTACTACTTCACTTTTAGATTATGGAATAACATCCGCATGTCACCGCATGTCTAA
- the LOC106087828 gene encoding acid-sensing ion channel 1 translates to MTNGKRKYVGHLKDYCVNSTLAGFSYIANSNLHIIERVFWLICVLLSAMGSYVLISQFESEFNSRAVSIVLESLPWTRSFQFPTIAVCELQNKKTLPEGVEDYVESLVPDGAKYNDGVEDFMSSLVFAHAYIEGKINSWCTKECQNSDNCAKCPETGWRMLHERFRTNCSDFFVSCELSLKPFECCAYFLPLITPHGNCFMLNSLLNNKRGSPTWFNNKVDPMTGVAKLKVVTKKEIQLSVLNEEDLPQNELASFKVSARLGQERIFQIFMHTTGNDAGVREIPPEYRNCRFPDELIANSAYRAYSISTCFFDCLRFYQMKICNCSSFYLMPEPMAKVPDCDLEGFRCLNEYHSIRPATQSLLPWSNSSYSCHCMPSCNEIDFKRVYENEVQLRTSASYATITVNIPELSTERFRRQAMRTRLDIVVTIGGILGLFLGASILSGIELVYYFTLRWWNN, encoded by the exons ATGACAAACGGCAAACGAAAGTATGTGGGGCACCTAAAGGACTACTGCGTCAACAGCACCTTGGCCGGGTTCAGTTATATAGCAAACAGCAA TCTTCATATTATAGAGCGAGTATTCTGGTTGatatgtgttttgttatcagcTATGGGGTCGTATGTACTGATCAGCCAGTTTGAAAGTGAATTCAATAGCCGCGCCGTTAGCATTGTGCTGGAAAGTTTACCTTGGACGCGTAGTTTTCAATTTCCaacaattgctgtttgtgaatTGCAGAATAAGAAGACCCTGCCAGAAGGGGTAGAAGACTATGTGGAGTC GTTAGTACCAGATGGAGCAAAGTATAACGATGGCGTGGAAGACTTTATGTCTAGCCTTGTATTTGCACATGCGTATATAGAAGGTAAAATAAATTCTTGGTGTACAAAAGAATGCCAGAATAgcgacaactgtgcaaaatgtccTGAAACGGGCTGGCGCATGTTGCATGAAAGG TTCAGAACCAATTGCAGTGACTTTTTCGTATCATGTGAGTTATCCCTCAAACCGTTCGAATGCTGTGCCTACTTCTTGCCACTAATCACGCCACACGGAAACTGCTTTATGTTAAATTCACTCCTTAACAATAAAAG AGGAAGTCCTACGTGGTTCAATAACAAAGTTGATCCCATGACGGGTGTCGCCAAATTAAAAGTGGTTACAAAGAAGGAAATACAG TTGTCGGTTCTCAATGAAGAAGATCTCCCCCAAAACGAATTGGCTAGCTTCAAAGTTAGTGCCAGGCTAGGTCAGGaaagaatatttcaaatttttatgcatACTACAGGCAATGATGCCGGCGTAAGAGAAATACCGCCCGAGTACAGGAATTGTCGTTTTCCCGATGAACTTATTGCAAACTCTGCGTACAGAGCGTACAGCATCAGCACCTGCTTCTTCGATTGTCTTCGATTTTACCAAATGAAAATATGCAATTGCTCTTCATTCTATTTGATGCCGGAGCCCATGGCCAAGgttcccgattgtgacctggaAGGATTTCGATGCCTAAATGAATACCATTCTATCCGCCCGGCCACCCAAAGTTTGCTCCCCTGGTCTAACAGCAGCTACTCATGTCACTGCATGCCATCATGTAATGAAATCGACTTCAAAAGGGTGTACGAAAACGAAGTTCA GTTGCGTACATCAGCTTCCTATGCAACAATAACGGTCAACATACCAGAATTGTCGACGGAACGCTTTCGACGCCAAGCGATGAGAACACGCTTGGACATTGTGGTTACAATCGGTGGCATTTTGGGGTTATTTCTGGGTGCCAGCATTCTGAGCGGCATTGAGCTTGTTTATTACTTCACCTTACGTTGGTGGAATAACTAA
- the LOC131995224 gene encoding uncharacterized protein LOC131995224 — protein sequence MTKTENEVTELPNELQMFSKWGCDGSSGHSEYHQKFTDPNDSDKYMFLTSLVPLTLTERNNMSTMCWRNTEPSSTRFCRPLKFEFIQETAEVINSEVSRVNDEIKNLRNTVVELHSRNFNISHTLKLTMIDGKVATTISGSSSMAVCFICGAKPTEMNNLDAVILRKCSEEAVAFGISPLHARIKFMECILHISYRLSFKKWRTDSYTKIEMAANKAEIGKRLKLTLGINVDAVKQGMGTTNDGNTARRFFENPAKTADVIGIKEELIHRFKIILAAINCNAAVDTSKFHIYCMDTAKLFVDLYGWYYMPVTVHKILVHGSKIIAEAILPIGMLSEEAQEARNKDYRAYRLHHSRRIGRVATNEDVMHNLLLSSDPFINRFRSKLQIKKLEYDNDVKKLLKDYA from the exons ATGACAAAAACCGAGAATGAGGTGACAGAACTCCCCAACGAACTGCAAATGTTCTCAAAATGGGGCTGTGACGGAAGTTCGGGACACAGTGAATACCATCAAAAATTCACAGATCCAAATGACTCCGATAAATATATGTTCTTAACGTCACTTGTTCCATTGACCCTCACAGAGCGTAATAATATGTCAACAATGTGCTGGAGAAATACAGAGCCATCATCAACTAGATTTTGCCGAccgttaaaatttgaatttatacaAGAAACAGCTGAAGTTATAAATTCAGAGGTCAGTCGTGTTAATgacgaaataaaaaatttaagaaatactgtCGTTGAATTGCATAGCAGAAACTTCAATATTTCTCACACACTGAAATTAACAATGATTGATGGGAAAGTAGCTACTACGATTTCTGGAAGTTCATCTATGGCGGTTTGCTTCATATGTGGAGCAAAGCCCACAGAAATGAATAATTTAGATGCGGTGATTTTGAGGAAATGTTCGGAAGAAGCAGTTGCGTTTGGTATTTCTCCCTTGCATGCGAGAATCAAATTTATGGAGTGCATTCTGCACATTTCTTACCGTCTAAGTTTCAAAAAATGGAGAACAGATAGTTACACAAAAATTGAAATGGCGGCAAATAAAGCTGAAATTGGGAAGAGATTAAAGTTGACACTGGGCATAAATGTGGACGCGGTGAAGCAAGGTATGGGCACAACAAACGATGGCAATACGGCAAGAAGGTTTTTCGAAAATCCAGCCAAAACTGCAGACGTAATTGGAATAAAAGAAGAGTTAATACAtagatttaaaattattttggccGCAATAAATTGTAATGCAGCAGTCGACACTagcaaatttcatatatattgcATGGATACTGCCAAGTTGTTTGTTGATCTCTATGGCTGGTACTACATGCCTGTAACTGTGCATAAGATTCTGGTGCATGGTAGCAAAATTATAGCAGAAGCTATTCTGCCAATAG GTATGCTGtccgaagaagctcaggaagcgAGGAATAAAGATTATAGAGCCTATAGATTACATCATTCGCGAAGAATTGGACGTGTAGCCACTAATGAAGATGTAATGCATAACCTTTTATTGTCTTCAGACCCATTTATAAATAGATTTCGCTCAAAGctgcaaatcaaaaaattggagtacgataatgatgttaaaaaattattaaaagactatgcttaa
- the LOC106087789 gene encoding pickpocket protein 28-like isoform X1, translating into MARVRWRNASFIKQYCANCTMAGFRHIANSNLYVVERLFWLICVVCSAIGSYMLISHYERNFVRSAVSIGYESLPSSHKVQFPSLAACEAHTKFKIGDNVLAYVNSLTPNGSAYSTKLEKFIQYILFPSVYMNDIFKNLCPEDCEESAECPKCPQTGMRIMHNQIMTKCNEFFEACEFAHKRFDCCKYFLPLTTPSGNCFMLNSLLNNGRGSPTWFNNELDPLTDIAEMKIVTKRPVEMSILNEEDIPYGTPTKYKMLASKQGEVQISQIFMQTTSNDPDVREIPPEYRECRFPDELLDNTAYKAYSFSTCFTDCYRMYQQMECNCSVFTFMPEAMMNNPDCDLDGLRCLDELNLVTPNEVDLLPWTNGSYPCQCLPSCNEIDFKVVFDVNLPLNHSHPYYVLHVTMPEFATERYRRQSLRTRLDNVVSIGGILGLFLGASILSGIEFVYYFTFRLWNNIRMSPHV; encoded by the exons TAGCCAACAGCAA TTTATATGTGGTAGAGCGATTGTTTTGGTTGATATGTGTGGTATGCTCAGCCATAGGATCGTATATGCTGATCAGTCATTACGAAAGGAACTTCGTTCGAAGCGCTGTTAGCATCGGCTATGAGAGTTTGCCTTCGAGCCACAAGGTCCAGTTCCCAAGCCTAGCTGCCTGTGAAGCACACACCAAGTTTAAGATTGGAGACAATGTACTAGCCTACGTAAACTC CTTAACTCCCAATGGATCCGCGTATAGCACCAAACTTGAGAAATTCATACAATATATTTTGTTCCCGTCCGTATATatgaatgacattttcaaaaatttatgtcCAGAAGATTGTGAGGAGAGTGCCGAATGTCCAAAATGTCCTCAGACTGGCATGCGCATAATGCACAATCAG ATAATGACCAAGTGCAACGAGTTCTTCGAAGCGTGCGAATTCGCTCACAAACGATTCGACTGCTGCAAGTATTTCCTGCCGCTGACCACACCATCTGGCAACTGCTTTATGTTAAATTCTCTCCTCAACAACGGAAG GGGAAGTCCTACATGGTTCAATAATGAGTTGGATCCGCTCACGGACATTGCCGAAATGAAAATTGTAACCAAGCGGCCTGTGGAG ATGTCTATCCTGAACGAAGAGGACATCCCTTATGGCACACCAACTAAATATAAGATGCTCGCCTCTAAGCAAGGCGAAGTACAAATCTCTCAGATATTCATGCAAACGACGAGTAACGATCCGGACGTTAGAGAAATTCCCCCCGAGTACAGGGAATGTCGGTTTCCTGACGAGCTGCTGGACAACACGGCATATAAAGCATACAGCTTTAGCACTTGCTTCACTGATTGCTATAGAATGTACCAACAAATGGAGTGCAACTGCTCCGTTTTCACTTTTATGCCTGAGGCCATGATGAACAATCCTGATTGTGACTTGGATGGACTTCGATGTCTTGATGAGCTGAACTTGGTCACTCCTAATGAAGTAGACTTGCTTCCCTGGACTAATGGCAGCTATCCATGCCAATGCTTACCTTCATGCAATGAAATCGACTTCAAAGTGGTTTTCGACGTCAACCTACC GTTGAATCATTCGCATCCGTATTACGTATTGCATGTAACTATGCCCGAGTTCGCTACGGAACGCTACCGACGTCAGTCTTTGCGAACACGACTAGACAATGTGGTTTCAATTGGTGGCATTTTGGGTTTATTTTTAGGGGCCAGCATTCTCAGCGGCATCGAATTCGTCTACTACTTCACTTTTAGATTATGGAATAACATCCGCATGTCACCGCATGTCTAA